GGGTAATCCTGGGCCAGGATCGATTCCAGACAGCGCCTGATATTTCGCGCCTCATTGCGGGCCGGAATCAGCACAGAAACGGAGGGCAGAAGGCCCCCTGCGCACGGCGGCGCGGCACGGTGCAGTGCCCACAGATTGGCGAGCAGATTGATGACCAACAACCCCACCGCAGCGCAGGCAATGGCGTCAAAGTCCACTTCCAACAGACCGCATGTCTGAGCCATCGCGCAACCTCTCGAACGGAGCGCTCTCCCCCTGCGAACGCAATCGGCTCCAGGAGATGCCCCGCCGCCTCTCTTGCATTTCGCCTGCGGCATTGTTCGCGGCAGTGGGCAGACGGAGCCCTTTGCCTGCGGATCAGGCTATTTCCCTTTTTCCAACCAGGCCCACACCGAACAGCCTCCTGCCGAAGAGCCGGCGGTATGCTGCCGGGGACTGCACGCCGATGAGCTCGTACCCCGCCTCCTCAAACCATTCCACCGCTTCGTTGTAGCCGTGGCGGTGGGCGTAACGGGGCGACAGCCAATCGTGGAGGCTGTGTCTGGTGTGTCGCAGGGTCCATGCTTCCTTATGGCGCATCCGCTTGCGGAAGACCGGGTGGACCGCCCACGCGAGCGCAAACAGCAACGCCAGCCTGCACCAGCCAGGAAGTCGACTTATGACCGGCCGCAGAAGGCGCTCCGCGTGGTGCTTCACCCGAGCAAGGCATCCCCGTTTTCCCTTGGGCACCAGATGGTCCTCGAGGCCATAAACCCACACGAAGAGGTAGCCGCCGTTGCGCACGTACCTCGAGATGGAGTCGAAGGCCGCTCTGGTTGAAAACGTATGGTGGAGGACGCCCTGACAATACACCAGGTCAAAGGAGCCTTCCCGGAAAGGGAGGTCAAAGAGCGAAGCTACCAGCAGGTGGATCTGATTCTCGGTGACAAAAGCCGGCCCACTTTTCAGCAAGGCAAAGTTCAGGTCGACAGCGAAGACCTCGGCGCGTTTCAGAAGTCGCCGCAGGGCTAATGCTTCCATGCCCACACCGCAGCCGGCGTCCAACACGATGTGCATCGCCTCCAAGGGGCTGATATCTTTCAACCACACCTCGCGATTCAGCGCGACCAAGTCGTCCAGCGTGTAGGTAAAGGAAAGGCTGTCGCGACCGATGTCTGCCAATTGCCACTCCGCGGTGAAGGCATCCTGGATGTGGCGCTCCCCGGGACGGGGCAGGTGCGCGGGTGGGCTGTAACCCTGGAGCCGCTCCATCTGTTCGGCAAATTGCCTGCAGAAAGCATCGTGGAAGCGAGTACGAAAAAGCAAAAGCACAGGAACAAAGAAATAGACCGGGAACCACGCCTTGCAGGCCTCGCACAGAAGCGCGCCATTCTCCAGCACGTCTCCGCGCCTGAACGCGCCGGATTCCCCGACGTGGTCGCCGCGATCGGTCCGCAAAGGCAGAACCCTATCGTTAAATGGTACCGCCGACAGTGCTCCCTTGCACCCGGGGCAACATATTGTCTTCAGAATCCTCAAGTCCATGGATGCTCAGCCCTTTTCAAGCCGTTGTAAATGCAGTGGCCCTTGAGTTCACCTGGCACCGACCTGACGCAGTTAGCACGCTCCCGTACCCTCGGCGACATGTTGGCCACCCCTCGCAGACCGAGGTGCCCACCCTCGGCCAGATAGCCCCCGCTTCGTTCTCCTCCCTAGCTCAGCGCTGCATCCCCATGGCCTCCTTGCTCCTACCGCCCAGACTTTCTGGCTCCCGCTGCGGGCTGGCCCCCGGCAGTCGGGCCCCCAAAACGGAACGCGTCAATTCTCTCTCTGCAGATGGAATAGACCTCCATCCGGTTGGCGCGCGCCGGGAGGTAAAGAGCCCGGCGCAGAGCCTGCCGAGGTACCAGGCGCACACCGTTCTCGTCGTACGCGCATCCGCCAAACTGCCGCCAGAGGGCGTACGCTCCCCTCTCATTGGATTTACCCTCAGAAAGCTGCACCAACACCCCCTGCTCGAAGAGGGTGAAAACCCGATTGCGTCGCGCACGCGCCAGGTAGGCAAAAATCGCCGGGAGCAAGAGAAGCACGATCGTCTGCATCGTGCCACCGAGCCGCCGCAGCCAAGGGAGAAAGTGACCGCCGTAGGCGATGCCCATGAGGAGCAGTGCCACCACTATCCCGAGGGCCAAGGTCAGCGCCTTCTGCTTGGCTGCTGGTTGATACACCCAGGACGTCAACGAGCGCCCCAAGTCGCGTCCATCGTATGCGCGAGTGGAAGAAAAAAGCATGACTCATGTCTCCATTTTGCCCGACTATCCTGGCGAAGCTCGACACTCGCTCCCGCTCCCCCTCGCTACAGTGCCAAAATACACAACTGGGCCGAGAAAATCAAGCTGAAAGCGCGGGCACGGGACAGCCATCATTTTCCACCTGGAGTGCACCCCAGCTGGTGCAAGTCCGCCGCCGGAGCGAGGTCACCACTCGACGAAGCTCAGAAGCGCCGCTCAAGCGAGAGACTCGCGGTCGACTTCCTGTAGTACCAGCCTCGCACGAGTGACTCGTTGTCGTACCAGGCGAGCCGCAAAATCGCTGTCATGCGGTCTGACAGAGGCCGGGAGAGGTCAACGATTAGCACGTTGCTCTGCTCCCGCTCCGTGTCCAGGCCCATTGGCACCACGGGCCTCACCTCCTCGGCATAGCGTTTCCGCTGCAGCACGCCATAGAGACGGAGAAGCAGGGCCTCGGGCAGGCGTACGCCCCCCAAGAACGACACCTTGTGCCGCAAGAAACCGTAGCCGTAGGAGTTGGAGCTGGTGCGTTCCAAGAGGTAGGCAACGGCCCACTGTCCCTTGCGGTGCACCTCGAGGCGTGCGCCGCCCTGAATGCAGCGATCTCGCTGCCGGTCGGGGAGTGCGCTCCATCGGTCCGTAGCCCGATCATAGCTGTAGGCCGGCCTGTCCAGGGACCACTGGTGCTCACTCATCGTCGCGGCTACTCTCAGCCACTCAGCGAGCGGCCGGCTGAGCACAAGCTCGGCACCCCAGCCCTGCGAGTCGTACTCGGAGGAGCCGCTGTAGTCCAAGGATTCGCAAGAAAGGGAGGCGGTCAGAGAGGTTTCGAGCGGAAGCCGTGTCTTTGCATACCCCGTCAACGTGGAAACCAGGTAGGTCAGGCCGCCGTTGAGAAAAGTCTTGAGCCTGAGCGAGCCACGCCCGCCCAACGACCAGCGCTGGCCGGCGAACCAGCTACCGCCTGCCGTCAGCTCGCCCACGGCCTTGTTTTCTTCGGGGTGCTGCCAGTACCCCTGGTACCCCAACTCCAGGGAAAAATCCCCTGCCATCCTCCGGCCCTGCCCTTGGGCACGGCAATCGAGCAGAAGGCGCAACGACGGCGCCCCCTGCGGCTGCGCGGGCGACTCTTTGATATTGTTGTCCTCCTCCAGCGCAAGTTGCAACCTGGTACTGCTCAGCCACAACGGCTGTTGTGCCAAGTTCACGCCAGCCGCGCAACCGATGAGCAGCGCGATGCACAGGCGGTGTAGGTTCATCGGGGGGATGGGGCTCGCTGGGCGCGCAGCGCCTCGGCTCTCTTGGTCAACTCGTGCGCGCGGGCGGCAAGCGTGTCTGCTAAGGCCAGCAGGTGTCCCTTCTGTGCCTCCAGCTCCCGCATAAAGATCCTTGCCTCAGCCGTGGACAGCTGCGAAGGATCTGTGGACCACAGTCTGCCTGCAGGGGCCACCACCCCTGAGCTGCTTGCAGCGCCTGCGGCCGCGTAATCGGTCGCTCCACGGCCAGGCCCCGTCTCAAGCGCGGCTCTGCTGCCACCTTGGGCCATGGGCCTTGCCGTCTCATCGCGTTGATCGAAGAGTGCCACTTCGCTCACCAGCTCATTGAGCCGCTCCCGGAGCGTCACTTCCTCGCGCAGCTGTTTGAGCCGTTTGTCGGCACTGGACGCCTCTTGGCGCAGTCGCGCCGCGCGGTCGAGCAGCAGGGCCGCCTTGTCCTCGAGGCGGCGATGGTCGTCCTCCGGGCTCAGCGCCCAGCGGGGGATACTGTCCACCACGGCAGGCACCACGGCAATGCGGCCGGCTACTTCTGCGCGCTTGCGCCGGAGCAATGCCAAGGCCCGCACCTTCTCTTGCCACGCGGCATGGGACACACGACCGGCGCCCTCCTCTAAGCTTTCCGCCAAGCGGGTGACCTCTGCGTCGTAGTGCCGCCACAAGGTAACCAGCGTCGTGTCGAGCGCGGCCTGCAGCTCCTGCTGCTGGCGCTCCAAGCTCTCGGTTTCCTCTGCCAGAGCCTGGAGCTCCCTGAGCGCCCGCTCGAGGCGGTACCTCTGCACAAAGTTCTGTGGCTCTGCCTTCAGGCGATTGACTCTCTGTGCCGCCTTGTCAAAGCGGGCGGCCGCTTTCGCGCGCTCCTTGTCGACCATGACCAGGCGCTGCTCGTAGCGGCGGGCCAGTGCCTCGAGGCTGTCAGCCCTTGTTTGCGCCAGCGCCGCAGCCCCTCCAAGAGCCCCAAACGCTATCACTGCGCCAAGGAGGAACATGGAGATTTTGTGAAGCACATGGACTTTCAACTTGTCCTCCCGCGTGTCCATTTCACTGGTTCTTGGGCAGCAGCCCGTATTTGGCCAACTTGTAATACAGGGCACTGGGCTTCAGGCCCAGCAGCCGGGCCGCTTCGGTCTTGACCCCGCCGGCCATAGCCAGCGCTCGCTCCAGGTAGGTGCGCTCGATGCGCTCCAGCACCGGCTCCAACTCCAGGCCGCCCTCCGCATTTAGCTCCGCCACGGCCCCCTCAGGCCCACTGAGCGGCGGCAGGTCGGCGACGGTAATCGTGTCCCTCTCGGCCAGCACCGCCGCTCGCTCCAAGACATTCTCCAATTCGCGCACATTACCTGGCCAATGATAGCGGCACAGCTGCGCCATGGCCGCCTCGTCCAAGCTGAGGCCAGGTTTGCCCAGCTCTTTGGCCAGCCGGCCAAGGAAATGGCAGGCAAGAGCCGGGACGTCCTCCAGCCGCGCGCGCAGTGGGGGCAGGTAGATGGGAACTATGTGCAGCCGGTAGTACAGGTCTTCGCGGAATTTTCCCTCCCTCACCAGCTGCGCCAGGTCGCGATTGGTGGCGGCGATGATGCGCACGTCCACCGCGAGCGTCTCCTCGCCGCCCACGCGTTCAAACTCCTTCTCCTGCAGCACGCGCAGCAGTTTCAATTGCGTTGCCTGGGGGATGTCGCCCACTTCATCCAAGAAGATAGAGCCGGTGTGCGCCAGCTCAAAACGGCCTCGCTTGCGGCGCAGCGCCCCGGTGAAGGCGCCGCGCTCGTGTCCGAACAGCTCTGATTCCAGCACTCCTTCTGCCAAGGCGCCGCAATGCACGCGCACGAAGGGTCGGTCCCGCCGCCGGCTGGCGCGGTGAATGGCGCGCGCAATGAGCTCCTTGCCGGTGCCGCTCTCACCGTAGATGAGCACGGTTGCGTCGGTAGGCGCGACCTTCTCCACCGTGGCGTATACCTCTTTCATTTTCGCCGACTCGCCAATGATCTCCCCGAAGTTGAGCCGCCCCTCCAGCTCTTGGCGCAAGTAGAGGTTCTCGGCGGAAACGCGTTCCAGCTCGCGTCGCTCTTCCAGGCGCTGCAAGGTCTTCTCGACCTTCACCCGGAGCTCTTCGTGGGAGAAGGGCTTGGTGATAAAGTCCGCCGCTCCCTCCTGCATCGCCTGCACTGCCAGGCCAATCGTGCCATACGCCGTAATGACGATGACCTCACTCGCGGGGGCGTGGCGCTTTACCTGCCGCAGGACTTCGATGCCGTCCAGTCCTGGCAGGCGGTAATCGGTAATCACCAGGTCACAGGGCTGAGCCAAGGCCATTTCTACCCCCTTCTGGCCGTCCTCCGCTTCCAGGACCTGATGCCCCATCTTGGCGAGCACCTGGGCTATGCCTTCGCGCATGGTCTGGTTATCTTCGACCACCAAGATGCGACTCACTGTGCTTCACCCTCGTCTGCTTTGGGGAACCTCAGGACGAACACGGTGCCTGAGCTGTCGCTGTGCCGCAGGGCGATGCTCCCCTGGTTTGCCTGGCACAGGCTGCGGGCGATGGCCAGTCCTAGGCCTGTTCCGGTCTTGCGGGTGGTGAAGAATGGCTCAAACAGGTGCCCCTGCGCATCCGGCGGAATGCCACACCCTGTGTCGGCGAAGAGCACCTCCACCTGCCGGCCCACCGTCCGGGCAGTCACCCGAATGACTCCTGGGCCAAACATAGCCTGCACGGAGTTACGGGCCAGGTTCAAGAAGATCTGCTGGGCATGCTGGGGATCGACAAAGATCGTCAGCCCGTCCGTGTGCCAGGTAAAGTCCGTCCCCTTGGCGCTGAGCTCCTCGGCGAGCAGGCTGCGCACTTCGTTGAGAATCTCTTCCAGGGGGCATGGTCTCCTCTGCGGCGACGGAGGCCGCGCATAGTCGAGAAAGTCGTTGACGATGGCCTTGAGGTGCTGCACCTCTCGGACGATCCTGGCCGCTCGCGCCTCCTGTTCGCCACCACGCAGTTCCTCTGCCAAGAGGCCAGCAAAAAGCTCGATGCCGCCTAAGGGATTGCGCAACTCGTGAGCAATGCCGGCCAGCATCGTCTTCAGGCGCGTGTCGCGTTCCACCACGTTGCGCCGCATCTCCTCCATGGTCTGCGCCAAGAACCCAATTTCGTCATGCCCGCCCAGAGGAACAGGCACCTGGTAATCGCCTCGGCCGATAGTCTCGGCAGCCTTGCGCAAGCGCGCCAGCGGCCCGGTGATCTGCCGAGCTAAAGCCACTCCCAACAGGAGAGCGACGAGCGCTCCCACTACACCCAACCGCAGCAAGTAAGACCGCAGGCGCACGATGGCCTGCAGGCTCTGCGCGCTGCCCTCCACCGCCACGACCGCTCGCGGTTTGTCCCCCAGGCGCAGAGGCGCGTAGGCCGACTTGTACAGGCGACCATCCACGCCACGGAAGAGCACCGAGCTGGCCGGTGTGCCCGTCAGGGCGCGGCTAATCTCCGCCCGGTCCATCTCTAAGCGCCGCCATCTTTGTCCTATGGACACGGAGCTGTCTGCGCCGGCGAGAATGGCCAGGTGAGCATCCACGGCATACAGCCGTTCCATGCCCATGGCACGGCGAAGCTCGTCCAGTTGCCCCCGCAGGTGGCGGTAGGTCCGCGTCTGCTCATCCCCGGGGCGCAGGGCGAGTACCAGTTCTGCATCCAACTGCGCAGCCGCGGCAGATGCGGCAACCGTCAGTTTCTCACCGAGCTCCGCCTCAAGTAAGTCGCGCACGCGCCATTCGAGCAACACGCCGACGAGCGCAAGCACAGCCACCATCAGCACCACCATCGCTGCCGCCAACCGGAAGCGGATCGATTGTCGCACAAAGCCGTGCTTCACCTGTCTTGCTCTCCTGGCAATCCCCGTGCCATCGTGCTCTGCAGCCGCAGGCGGGGCATGAGCATCTATTTCGCTCGGCATCTCGCTTGAGCGCTGTTTGTCGCAGCGAATGCCGTTATTTTCCCGACACACGGGCACGAAAGCACCGGCTTAGACAGGCTTCCTGCCCAATCTGCCCTCGCTCCGCCTCTCTCCTCGGCCAATGCATCAGAATTCTGAGGTTAGCACTCAGAAAACTGTGGCTCAGCCTATGTGCTGGGGCACGCCATTCCCTTATGCGCCCCTCGCCGGCAAGCCGCTCTCGGCCAGCAACAGGCCGTGGCGCAATCCACGCGTGCTCACCCGCAGCTCGGCAAAATCCAGCGCACTCATCACCGCCTCAAAGATGGCCGCGCCAGCGACGATGACCGGCGCGCGAGCTGGGGCCAGCCCAACCACCCGCGCTCGGGCGCTCTGCGGCAATTCCTGGAGCTGCTGTCGCAGCGTTTGCACCCGCTCGATGCTCAGCACATGCCCCTCGATGCGCGCGGCTTCGTAGGAGCCGAGCCGTTGGTCGATGGCGGCTAACGTGGTGATGGTGCCGCCGACGCCCACCAGCTCTTCGCTCTCCTGACGGCTGCCGATACCGGCTTCAAGCACCTCTTGCCGCACACACTCCATGAGCGCCACCACTTGGCAGGAGCGCGGCGGGTCATCAGCCAGGAAGCGCTC
This sequence is a window from Calditrichota bacterium. Protein-coding genes within it:
- a CDS encoding HAMP domain-containing histidine kinase, which produces MKHGFVRQSIRFRLAAAMVVLMVAVLALVGVLLEWRVRDLLEAELGEKLTVAASAAAAQLDAELVLALRPGDEQTRTYRHLRGQLDELRRAMGMERLYAVDAHLAILAGADSSVSIGQRWRRLEMDRAEISRALTGTPASSVLFRGVDGRLYKSAYAPLRLGDKPRAVVAVEGSAQSLQAIVRLRSYLLRLGVVGALVALLLGVALARQITGPLARLRKAAETIGRGDYQVPVPLGGHDEIGFLAQTMEEMRRNVVERDTRLKTMLAGIAHELRNPLGGIELFAGLLAEELRGGEQEARAARIVREVQHLKAIVNDFLDYARPPSPQRRPCPLEEILNEVRSLLAEELSAKGTDFTWHTDGLTIFVDPQHAQQIFLNLARNSVQAMFGPGVIRVTARTVGRQVEVLFADTGCGIPPDAQGHLFEPFFTTRKTGTGLGLAIARSLCQANQGSIALRHSDSSGTVFVLRFPKADEGEAQ
- a CDS encoding methyltransferase domain-containing protein; its protein translation is MDLRILKTICCPGCKGALSAVPFNDRVLPLRTDRGDHVGESGAFRRGDVLENGALLCEACKAWFPVYFFVPVLLLFRTRFHDAFCRQFAEQMERLQGYSPPAHLPRPGERHIQDAFTAEWQLADIGRDSLSFTYTLDDLVALNREVWLKDISPLEAMHIVLDAGCGVGMEALALRRLLKRAEVFAVDLNFALLKSGPAFVTENQIHLLVASLFDLPFREGSFDLVYCQGVLHHTFSTRAAFDSISRYVRNGGYLFVWVYGLEDHLVPKGKRGCLARVKHHAERLLRPVISRLPGWCRLALLFALAWAVHPVFRKRMRHKEAWTLRHTRHSLHDWLSPRYAHRHGYNEAVEWFEEAGYELIGVQSPAAYRRLFGRRLFGVGLVGKREIA
- a CDS encoding sigma-54-dependent Fis family transcriptional regulator; protein product: MSRILVVEDNQTMREGIAQVLAKMGHQVLEAEDGQKGVEMALAQPCDLVITDYRLPGLDGIEVLRQVKRHAPASEVIVITAYGTIGLAVQAMQEGAADFITKPFSHEELRVKVEKTLQRLEERRELERVSAENLYLRQELEGRLNFGEIIGESAKMKEVYATVEKVAPTDATVLIYGESGTGKELIARAIHRASRRRDRPFVRVHCGALAEGVLESELFGHERGAFTGALRRKRGRFELAHTGSIFLDEVGDIPQATQLKLLRVLQEKEFERVGGEETLAVDVRIIAATNRDLAQLVREGKFREDLYYRLHIVPIYLPPLRARLEDVPALACHFLGRLAKELGKPGLSLDEAAMAQLCRYHWPGNVRELENVLERAAVLAERDTITVADLPPLSGPEGAVAELNAEGGLELEPVLERIERTYLERALAMAGGVKTEAARLLGLKPSALYYKLAKYGLLPKNQ